A stretch of Arcobacter arenosus DNA encodes these proteins:
- the malQ gene encoding 4-alpha-glucanotransferase: MKKQIGILAHISSLPNDYDIGTLGRESYRFIDILSKNNINIWQILPINPTEKDHSPYSSVCSFAGNLSFIDFEEFLENNLISKEELDNLKRKDDTSFESEESLEYKKSLLRKIFTKTTLDEDFQNFTEKNKFWLEDYALFLSLQEKLNEKLFYNWPTDIAKKELCNPIIKELLEEENELNYHKFTQYIFFKQYMKLKNYANSKGVKIFGDLPIYVSKNSSDVWGDQDIFLLDSDMQPKLKAGVPPDYFSEDGQAWGNPVYDWENNKTNVLSWWIQRIKYSLELFDLVRIDHFRGLESFWVIPKDDETAINGWWEKCYGDELFQKLKEELGEDLPIIAEDLGEITPEVIALRDKYKLPGMKILAFAYDGNENNPYLPKNCEENSISYIGTHDNNTLIGWKNEILNRDDKEEINRILSALNINSMDEFENALINTLIETKSKISIISIQDILLHDENYRMNIPGVAQGNWTYRMNMDELNEDMIKIKREKI, from the coding sequence ATGAAAAAACAAATTGGAATTTTAGCACACATCTCATCATTACCAAATGATTATGATATTGGAACATTAGGGCGTGAAAGTTATCGATTTATTGATATCCTTTCAAAAAACAATATAAATATTTGGCAAATTTTACCAATCAATCCAACTGAAAAAGACCATTCACCATACTCTTCGGTTTGCTCATTTGCAGGAAACTTATCTTTTATTGATTTTGAGGAGTTCCTTGAAAATAATCTTATTTCAAAAGAGGAACTAGATAATCTAAAAAGAAAAGATGATACTAGTTTTGAAAGTGAAGAGAGTTTAGAATATAAAAAATCACTTTTAAGAAAAATATTTACAAAAACAACCTTAGATGAAGATTTTCAAAACTTTACAGAAAAAAACAAATTTTGGTTAGAAGATTATGCCTTATTTTTAAGTCTGCAAGAAAAACTTAATGAAAAACTTTTTTACAATTGGCCAACAGATATTGCAAAAAAAGAGCTTTGTAATCCTATAATAAAAGAGTTATTAGAAGAAGAAAATGAATTAAACTATCATAAATTTACCCAGTATATATTTTTCAAACAATATATGAAACTAAAAAACTATGCTAATAGCAAAGGGGTAAAAATATTTGGGGATCTTCCAATTTATGTATCTAAAAATAGCTCTGATGTTTGGGGAGACCAAGATATTTTTCTTTTAGATTCAGATATGCAACCAAAACTAAAAGCTGGTGTACCACCTGATTATTTTAGTGAAGATGGTCAAGCGTGGGGGAATCCTGTTTATGATTGGGAAAACAATAAAACAAATGTACTTTCATGGTGGATTCAAAGGATTAAATATAGTTTAGAACTATTTGATTTAGTTAGAATTGATCACTTTAGAGGACTTGAAAGTTTTTGGGTAATCCCTAAAGATGATGAAACAGCAATTAATGGTTGGTGGGAAAAATGTTATGGGGATGAATTATTTCAAAAGCTAAAAGAAGAACTTGGCGAAGATTTACCAATCATTGCTGAAGACTTAGGAGAGATTACACCTGAAGTAATTGCCCTAAGGGATAAGTATAAACTTCCTGGAATGAAAATCTTAGCCTTTGCCTATGATGGAAATGAAAACAATCCATATTTGCCTAAAAACTGTGAAGAAAACTCTATTTCATATATTGGAACCCATGATAATAATACTTTAATTGGTTGGAAAAATGAGATTTTAAATAGAGATGATAAAGAGGAAATAAATAGAATATTATCAGCTTTAAATATCAACTCTATGGATGAGTTTGAAAATGCCCTTATTAATACTTTAATAGAGACTAAATCAAAGATTTCTATTATATCAATACAAGATATTTTATTACATGATGAAAACTATAGAATGAATATACCAGGTGTTGCGCAAGGAAATTGGACTTACAGAATGAATATGGATGAACTAAATGAGGATATGATAAAAATAAAAAGGGAAAAGATATAA
- a CDS encoding ATP-binding protein: MTIRQKLTISFFLILLITIFIIGVFFYSIYNLNEVHMAQKHRYDQIRRVERLKEYNHSFSWIVLDIITDYEKIDIVKKRLNKADELFESLLLKKEITIENSESLAEKENLKLLFLHFENLYKSIRDELYTIVLTKKNEEDFKNFSEKFDILSNKAEKLLIDEISYLQNELDKTEKDRNEFINTIKLEIVVLLFIAFLLSFIISTKIMNDIKVMLDKLNKGVLQLFRDDENSIKIDLGKNNELSEITNNLNSYLEKQDDIIHSREELLRNISHELKTPITKGKFLLENFKDKLEKDELTSVNSVFVDIEELTSKLLQREKLNFVTLNIEEFKVTSLILESLSKLSIDDESKIFLDVDNDFKIKGDKYYLTIVLKNLIDNAMKYAKRYPISIRTSHNKIEVENIGEKLANDLIYYTKPFTRDPNQQVGHGLGLNIVNKIIKMHNFKLDYIHKDSSNIFSIQF, encoded by the coding sequence ATGACAATTAGACAAAAACTTACAATATCTTTTTTTCTTATCTTACTTATTACAATCTTTATAATTGGCGTATTTTTTTATTCTATCTACAACTTAAATGAAGTTCATATGGCTCAAAAACATAGATACGATCAAATTAGACGGGTTGAGCGTTTAAAAGAATATAATCACTCTTTTTCATGGATTGTCCTTGATATTATCACAGATTATGAGAAAATAGATATTGTGAAAAAAAGACTTAATAAAGCGGATGAACTTTTTGAAAGTTTGTTGTTAAAAAAAGAGATTACAATTGAAAACTCGGAGTCATTAGCGGAAAAAGAAAATCTAAAGTTATTGTTTTTACACTTTGAAAATTTATATAAATCAATAAGAGATGAACTCTATACAATTGTCTTAACTAAAAAAAATGAAGAAGATTTTAAAAATTTTAGTGAAAAGTTTGATATTCTAAGTAACAAAGCAGAAAAACTACTTATTGATGAGATTAGTTATTTACAAAATGAATTAGATAAAACAGAAAAAGATAGAAATGAATTTATAAATACAATCAAATTAGAGATCGTAGTTTTACTTTTTATAGCTTTTTTACTCTCTTTTATTATTTCAACAAAAATTATGAATGATATTAAAGTGATGCTTGATAAGTTAAATAAAGGGGTTCTTCAACTTTTTAGGGATGATGAAAACTCTATTAAAATTGATCTTGGTAAAAATAATGAACTAAGTGAAATCACTAATAATCTAAATTCATACCTTGAAAAACAAGATGATATTATTCATTCAAGAGAAGAGCTTTTAAGAAATATTAGTCATGAATTAAAAACTCCAATAACAAAGGGTAAGTTTTTATTAGAAAACTTTAAAGATAAACTTGAAAAAGATGAACTAACTAGTGTAAACAGTGTATTTGTTGATATTGAAGAGCTTACAAGTAAACTTCTTCAAAGAGAAAAACTTAATTTTGTAACCTTAAATATTGAAGAGTTTAAAGTTACAAGTTTAATTTTAGAATCTTTATCAAAACTTTCCATTGATGATGAATCTAAAATCTTTTTAGATGTGGATAATGATTTTAAAATAAAAGGGGATAAATACTATTTAACTATTGTTTTAAAGAATTTAATTGATAATGCAATGAAATATGCAAAAAGGTATCCTATTTCAATAAGAACTTCACATAATAAAATAGAGGTGGAAAATATTGGTGAAAAGTTAGCCAATGATTTGATTTATTATACTAAACCTTTTACAAGGGACCCAAATCAACAAGTAGGTCATGGTCTGGGGCTAAATATAGTAAATAAAATTATAAAAATGCATAATTTTAAATTAGATTATATCCACAAAGACTCTTCAAATATCTTTTCAATTCAATTTTAA
- a CDS encoding response regulator transcription factor, which produces MKNKNVLLIEDNTELQNLISTFLKSYNYDCFVYSQPLEALEEFKKESSKYCIVILDLGLPGMDGFDLFKKLKEIKNIPIIISTARDDIGNKIHGFELGADDYLSKPYEPRELVLRIDATLKRYTDDDKIKINELFIDLDKKTVFLDDHQIEFTKIESEIFFMFINNINKVVSREDILNQTSLKKDTKNRTIDMHVSNIRFKINDDSKDAKYIKSVWGIGYKFIDDN; this is translated from the coding sequence GTGAAAAATAAAAACGTTTTATTAATTGAAGATAATACTGAGTTACAAAATCTTATAAGTACTTTTTTAAAGTCTTATAATTACGATTGTTTTGTATATTCACAACCTTTAGAAGCATTAGAAGAGTTTAAAAAGGAAAGTTCAAAATATTGTATTGTTATTTTGGATTTAGGACTTCCTGGAATGGATGGCTTTGATTTATTTAAAAAACTAAAAGAGATAAAAAATATACCAATTATCATCTCAACAGCAAGGGATGATATTGGTAATAAAATTCATGGGTTTGAACTTGGTGCGGATGATTATTTATCTAAGCCATACGAACCTAGAGAATTAGTTCTTAGAATTGATGCAACTTTAAAAAGATATACAGATGATGATAAAATAAAAATCAATGAGCTTTTTATTGATTTAGATAAAAAAACAGTTTTTTTAGATGACCATCAAATAGAGTTTACAAAAATTGAATCTGAAATCTTTTTTATGTTTATAAATAATATAAATAAAGTTGTATCAAGGGAAGATATCTTAAATCAAACTAGTTTAAAAAAAGATACAAAGAATAGAACAATAGATATGCATGTAAGTAATATTCGATTTAAAATAAATGATGACTCTAAAGATGCAAAATATATAAAATCAGTTTGGGGAATAGGGTATAAATTTATAGATGACAATTAG
- the nhaA gene encoding Na+/H+ antiporter NhaA, translating to MKLYAPWEKAFKKVSTPFEEFLHAQTTTGLILILMTVLALLLANSPLYETYSHFFHMYIDLNVGSWKLSHSLHHWINDGLMAIFFFLIGLEIKREITAGELSNIKVAMLPILAAIGGMVFPAIIYTSLNYGTAGAGGWGIPMATDIAFAISALVLLGKRVPTALVTFLVALAIVDDLGAVIVIALFYTDTINLMPLGLAGLMFLVMITFNRFGIHMILPYFVVGLFMWFFMLESGVHATIAGVLAALAIPSTPKRIPSTFAKDTRKLLDEYEEYPVNETLELHEKQKKILTNIQDKIDEVGTPAARLEHGLHLPVALLVIPIFALANAGIKIDFSSIGETILEPVSLGIIGGLILGKVIGIFGVSWLAVKMKIAQLPKGSSFSQVFGVAFLGGIGFTMSIFVADLAFIGNEDLIFQAKIGILTASLFSGLFGYFWLKSVSKYEETSEK from the coding sequence ATGAAACTTTATGCACCTTGGGAAAAAGCCTTTAAAAAAGTATCTACACCTTTTGAAGAGTTTTTGCATGCCCAAACTACAACAGGACTAATTTTAATACTAATGACTGTTTTAGCATTATTATTAGCAAATTCACCTTTATATGAAACATATTCACATTTTTTTCATATGTATATAGATTTAAATGTTGGCTCATGGAAATTATCTCATAGTTTACATCACTGGATAAATGATGGTCTAATGGCGATATTCTTCTTTTTAATAGGCTTAGAGATAAAAAGAGAGATAACAGCTGGTGAGTTATCAAATATAAAAGTTGCCATGCTTCCAATTTTAGCAGCTATTGGGGGAATGGTTTTTCCTGCTATTATTTATACGAGTTTAAATTATGGAACAGCAGGCGCAGGTGGTTGGGGTATTCCTATGGCTACAGATATTGCTTTTGCTATTAGTGCTTTAGTATTACTTGGAAAAAGGGTTCCAACTGCACTTGTAACTTTTTTAGTAGCTTTAGCTATTGTGGATGATTTAGGGGCAGTTATTGTTATTGCTTTATTTTATACTGACACAATTAATTTAATGCCACTTGGTTTAGCAGGATTAATGTTTTTAGTTATGATTACATTTAATAGATTTGGTATTCATATGATTTTACCATATTTTGTTGTTGGATTATTTATGTGGTTTTTTATGCTTGAGTCAGGAGTTCATGCTACAATTGCAGGGGTTTTAGCTGCTTTAGCAATCCCTTCAACTCCAAAAAGAATTCCTTCAACTTTTGCGAAGGATACAAGAAAACTTTTAGATGAGTATGAAGAATATCCTGTAAATGAAACCCTTGAATTACATGAAAAACAAAAAAAGATATTAACAAATATTCAAGATAAAATTGATGAGGTAGGAACACCTGCTGCAAGATTAGAACATGGACTTCATTTACCAGTTGCTTTATTAGTTATACCTATCTTTGCTTTAGCAAATGCAGGTATTAAAATCGATTTTTCTTCAATAGGTGAAACAATTTTAGAACCAGTTTCTTTAGGAATAATTGGTGGTCTTATTCTTGGAAAAGTTATAGGAATTTTTGGAGTTTCATGGCTTGCAGTAAAAATGAAAATTGCTCAACTTCCAAAAGGAAGTAGTTTTAGTCAAGTATTTGGAGTAGCCTTTTTAGGTGGTATTGGTTTTACAATGTCTATATTTGTTGCAGATTTAGCATTTATAGGAAATGAAGATTTGATTTTTCAAGCTAAAATAGGAATCCTAACGGCTTCATTGTTTTCAGGTTTATTTGGATATTTTTGGTTAAAATCAGTTTCTAAATATGAGGAAACTAGTGAAAAATAA
- a CDS encoding RraA family protein gives MDYEKYAEFSPCDYAGPLKRESFMDAGIKELWPRIPRISGPAFTVEMVGGENLSLHRAIYEAPEGSIIVAQSNTMDYAVIGGNVALIAKKRGIRGFIIDGLVRDIGEIRENKVPIFARGVIPMPGGKKNAVPVNIPIIAGGISVNPGDIIVADEEGVVVIPKDNAEEIYYQTKTNVEKEKATSFEQWAANHKEKIDSFYS, from the coding sequence TTATGCTGGACCTTTAAAAAGAGAAAGTTTTATGGATGCAGGAATTAAAGAGTTATGGCCTAGAATTCCAAGAATTAGTGGACCAGCTTTTACTGTAGAAATGGTTGGTGGTGAAAATTTAAGTTTACACCGAGCAATTTATGAAGCTCCTGAGGGTTCAATTATTGTTGCACAATCAAATACTATGGATTATGCAGTCATAGGTGGAAATGTAGCTTTAATTGCTAAAAAAAGAGGAATTAGAGGTTTTATTATAGATGGTTTAGTTCGAGATATTGGTGAGATAAGAGAGAATAAAGTGCCAATATTTGCAAGAGGTGTAATACCAATGCCAGGTGGTAAAAAAAATGCAGTTCCCGTAAATATCCCTATTATAGCTGGAGGAATATCTGTCAATCCTGGGGATATTATTGTTGCTGATGAAGAAGGGGTTGTGGTTATTCCCAAAGATAATGCTGAAGAGATTTATTATCAAACTAAAACAAATGTAGAAAAAGAAAAAGCAACAAGTTTTGAACAATGGGCAGCTAATCATAAAGAAAAAATCGATTCTTTTTATAGTTAA